The following is a genomic window from Myxococcus fulvus.
CTCGGTGACTCCGTCCGAGGTGAGCTGGAGCGTGTGGTCCGTCCCCTTCTCCAGGCACTCGACCAGCCACCCGTCTCCATGGAGCTTGCAGTCCAGCGCCTCGACCGAGGGGTTCCGGACCGCCCAGTCACTGGCCTGCGCGAGCCCCTCCCAGTCCATGACCTCCCGGCGGGCCAGCAGCTTCGCATCACCGATTCCCGCCAGGCGGACCGTCTCCTGGATGGAGGGCGACAGGCGCTGGGTGAAGTCCTCGAACTTCTTCGCCTGGAGCAGCTGCTGCAACTCCACGATCTTCGCGTGGACCTGCTTCTTCTCCTCATCGTTCCAGGCAATCTTCTTGCCGGTCCGCCACAGAGGCGGCTTCAGGCTCTTGGGCGCCTCGAAGACGAGGGGCTCCTTCACCTGGATGTCCCCGACGGCGGCGTAGGTCTCGTTCGCCGTCAGGTCCTTGCCCACCTTCACCGAGAGCTTCTCCACCTTCCCTCGGACCGTCTCCGGATGGCCGTCGACCTCCACCCGGAGGGTGTTCCGCCCAGCCACCACGAAGTGCTGGATGGGGAAGCCTCGCCGGACCTCGGGCTCCAACTCCTCCTCCGGGCTGCCCACGCGATGCTGGTAGACGGGGACGTCGTTCACGAACAACCGGAGCCGCGCTTGCGGCTTGTAGGCGAAGTCCACGACGAGCTGGTCGGGAATCCTGCCCGCGGGCTTCGACTTGAGCCGCACCTGCGCATGCGCCGCGTCCACGAACGCGAGCCCCAGCAACAGCAACATGCAGCTCGCATTCCTCGACAGCCACTGACCCGCGCTCACGAACGACCTCCTCGACGCATACCCGCGATGGGCGTCGAGGATACCAGCTCGAAGCCGGGCCAGAGAGCCCGGCCCTTAGCTCACGGCTCAGCCATACAGCTCACTCAGCGGCCCCGGCGCGATGCGCGTGCTGCCCTCCTGCCCGAAGGTGTTGAAGTCCGCGTCTCCGAACGCGTGGCCGAGCGCGTTGAAGAGGTTGGAGACCTGCCGGTTCCGGGCCGCATCGAACTTCGGGTAGACGACCGTGCGACCGTCCGTCTTCAAGCCCAGCGCGTTCCCACCCACCACGAGCTTCGGCCACTCCCGCGAGGTCGAGTGGTGCTGCTCGCCGTTGTCGGACATGAAGACGATGGCGGTGTGGTCCAGCATCGAGCCGCTCGCGCCAATCTCGGGCGTGGCGGCCAGCGTCCTCGCCAGGTTCGCCACCAGCTGCACGTGGCGGCGGGTGACCTCGGCGACTCGGTCCCAGTTCTGCCCCGCGTCCAGGCCGTGCTGCAGGCTGTGTCGCGCGACGTCGGCCACGTCCGCGCCGTAGGCCACGTCGAAGCCCGAGCTTCCCGTCGCCAGCACCACCGTGTTCGTCAGCCCGCCCAGCAGGGACGCCGTGGCGATCTGGAACTGCGCCTCGAACCACTTCAGCGAGTCGGGCGGTGAGCCCGCGCCGGTGATGAGCGGGTTGTCCTTCGGCGCCAGTGGCAG
Proteins encoded in this region:
- a CDS encoding cellulose biosynthesis cyclic di-GMP-binding regulatory protein BcsB, which gives rise to MSAGQWLSRNASCMLLLLGLAFVDAAHAQVRLKSKPAGRIPDQLVVDFAYKPQARLRLFVNDVPVYQHRVGSPEEELEPEVRRGFPIQHFVVAGRNTLRVEVDGHPETVRGKVEKLSVKVGKDLTANETYAAVGDIQVKEPLVFEAPKSLKPPLWRTGKKIAWNDEEKKQVHAKIVELQQLLQAKKFEDFTQRLSPSIQETVRLAGIGDAKLLARREVMDWEGLAQASDWAVRNPSVEALDCKLHGDGWLVECLEKGTDHTLQLTSDGVTEGRRFMWMKRNSGYGLYQHVSLF